The window CAAAGTAGcaattggaaaaagaaagaaggatgGAAAGAATAAAGAGAATAATGATACGCACTCTTGTATGAGATTAAACAATATTCTACTTCTTTGCTATAACATGCACCACGACCTTAAAAAAGAGACACAACTCTGAAGTGGTTTACAACATTATCATAGTCAATAATCTCTCCCTACTTTAAAATTTCTACTTATTAAAACCAACTCCATTGAAAAGTAAAACATCTAGAGCTTCTGAATTATCATATCTATCTCTGAATTATCTATTTGTTTTGGGTATGACGTCACTCCAACTCTCTCTCATTTGGAAGGAAAAACATGTCAAAAGCCGGGACATGTGCAATGAACATTACCTTGAATTCAGACATTCATTCAGTTGCTGAATCAAATAATGGGGTTGCTACCTAATCAAGTTTTCATTGACCAATCAAAATTCTTGTAGGAAACAGTAACAGGGCCAGCATCACATAAGAGATGAGACAAAAGGCCTGATTTACTGGGACTCAAGTAATTAAGTACCCAATTTAGTATATCTTTCTCTGTACCAAAATCACCACCGAACCTGCCAATATAATAATGTTTCCATAAGATGGGAGGTATAAATGAAAATCAGCCTTAGCCAAGGTATTCCAAAAGGATTGAAAAAACAAACTCAGATTAAGGTTCCTTACATCAACTTCatccaaatctcatttttaaGCTACTCATTTCAAGAAAACTGTTTGTCATTATTGTTTCATTTCAGAATTGGATGAAATGGATATAAGGAACTTGGTGCCaagtttattgctttgaatgttAATTACCACTTTAAAAGTGGAGTGAGATGAACTGTTCTCTTCTCCAGGTCCACTTCAATTCCATTATTATTCTCAAAGAAGTCTCTTGTAGCACCTCttaattcatcttctactctttgaGCTGAGAAGAATCTAATCTTTGGACTGAACTTTGAACCCATACAAAGTCCAAAGTGAATTAACGGATTAAACTTGACAAGAACAACCTGCGAATTGTCATGAACAAGTTAAActtcttcaaataataataataaaaagaacactAAATATAGCAGATGATATAAAAGTTAATATTAAAGTTTTCTGAATTAATTTGATCTTCCGATGATTTAATGTTTCAATTTAGTCGTCAGCAGAATCAATAAGTTGGTCTTTCAATTAGTTTTGTTACGTTGTTAATGTTATGACTTATGAGTGACACATCCAGGTGGAATTTAAGAATCTTTCAAAAACTAAATAGAGGCCTAAAATccttaaaatattaaattgactTATACATGATCTTTTAAAGATTATTAAGTGCTAACTCAGTATCATAACAATGAAAGAGTACATGACTATCTATCAACATTGAATATTGTGGAAATTTTTTACCTCCAATCGCTTGTCTCCTGTGCCAAAGGGTTTGCCTAAGGAATATGCTGACCTCTGATTGCATCTGAGGACACCATTTTTTATATCAGATATAGAAAAAGGGCTGCCTCCAATTAAATACTGAAAAGTGGTATTGAATGACATTCTTTCCATTACACCTTCTGGATAACCTATTCTAACAATAGCATGGATGACCATGGCATTATACAAATTTAAGAAGAAGGCAAGTTTCTCGTTTTCTGATAGTTCCAATAGGTTGACCCGATGGAGATCCTCTGTCATATTTACATACCTGCATTGAGTAAAACAATGAGAAATAACTTTAAACAGAATATTGAATATTCAAACACAAGAGGTATATCATTTAGACATACAGTATAATAACTATGTTCTCTTTGGACACACCTTTATCATTTACCATTAAATGGTAGCATTGTAACATTTTAGTCTTCTAACATTGTATTCCGTCGATTAATTTTAAGCCTATCCTTAAGAGTTATAATCCACTAGTGATGTATTATGTGTTGAAAGTGTTATAGACTCTCTAGCATATTATATGTCTCATACTTATAAATTAtctaaaaatcttatttttaattgatgTAGTTAGGAGTTGTAATAGAAATTAGTTAtcaatattagctaaattagttAGTTATTTCAAAAATAGAATTACCATAATTGAAATAACTAATATTGATAACTTAGACTTAACAAATACATGGTTGAAATGTGAAAAACCAAATATTGATTTCAGTATATGATAGACTAAATTGAATCATATTAAATCAAAAACCAATATATAATCTATAAGTAGATGAACATacatcaacaaatatttaatttgcatcaaatatatgccaaaaaaaataatacataataaattaatgCTTATGTATATTATAAGATGTAGAAATTTACGTGCAGTTTTTCACGTGAAATTGCTAGTTTGAAAACTTTAATATGTTTGAATAAATTGTTATTTAACGTCTCTTAATTATTAAAGTTCATATGAAACAATTACATATGAGTATTCATTTTTATAAGATTCTCATACCTACGAAATTCTTCGCTTTGTCTAACGGCATCATAATCAATATATTGTCTGTCATCAGAAGCATAGGACTCAAGAATGGCATACATAATCTTGGTAAGCCTGTCGGCAACAACAGCTGCAGACTTTGGTTCATTATAATTTGTAGCATCACGGAAATTGTAGCAACTTTCGATAAAAGGTTCATGCTCAAGGAAACGGTATACGTGATTTCCCTCCTCAAAATCATGTTCCCTTCATTTTAAAAAAACACAAAAGGTTTCCAATTCCAGTAAGAAAATATCATCAACTACTACTTGTGGCTCATATTGTTATCCGCCTGGTCTTCTTAGGTTCAATAGCGCTTTACTTACCCGAAAACATGGTGAATGAAGTGCTTCCTGGCTAACTGTTTTCCGAGCACAACAGCCTACACATTTGTTCCAAAATGTAAAGCATCTTAGTCTTGGGGGAAACAATATATTATACATTTACAAAAACAAAGTTTTGACAACTGTTTAAAAAGTGGGGGTACTAAAGAACATAGTGAACATGTAGCATTGGAATGGCAAGGCTTTTACGATCTAGGATGTTGTTACCTACAATGAAATTGTATCGACTTAGATAATAAGGTGTTTGATTTACTTAAGACTCATATCAACTATGTCATAATATAGACGTTATAAATCACTCtattcatataataatataaaatgactacatatttatatttgtaatgaaattttataaataattaaatagtagctgatttatgaaaagtgtgattaatatactcaaaatttttaattattctatttaaaactattatatatataatagttaatttaataactaatttctGGTATTTTGAATATAATGATCAATATTAACATTAGCCATAACTTTTATTTGTAATTGTGATGTACCCTATGATTTAGAGGCACGGATAACTTCCTTTCCAAGTAGTACTGTAGTATTATGGTTATTGAACATTTgtttatttaacaaaaaagttcAACTAAAAATTAGTTAGTCACTGACGCCACCGTAGTGGATGGCAATCAAGTAATCAACATACCGTGCTGAATGAGCAACGGTTAAGCATGAGTCACCACTCGTGACACCATATATTAATTGATCAATTTAAAACATCTGGgaatattaattttctttttaaaaaaaggaAGTTATTGTGTGGACGAAATGAAGCATGAAAGACACCACAATTCCGTGCACTTTACAACTCTTGAAATTGGGCCCTTTGTGTGATTAAGCTGACGTTATAAAAATTCACGGGCCTTAGAAACTCAATTCTAACCAGTGGTGTCCAACGAAGGCCTGCTTAGAAGTTTcagtaaatataaattaaatttttatacttgatatcaaaaacacaaaataaaatcgTATACTATAttcccaaaataaaaaattgaattatctgaaagtataacaatataatatttttttatttatgacacCTAGGATGTAATGTAACATAGGTACTTCTTGTGGTAGAGCTGTTTTGTTCCCCATTGTtttggaaacaaaattaaaacatagTAGTGCACGAGTCCTTGTTATCATCATAGGCCCCCATGTGTGTCATTATTACAGCTTATGGTTCTAAACTTCTCAAGTTCTGTTCCATATCTAAATGCTTCTCATCAATgcagaaaacaaataaacaattcTCACGCTCGCACCTTCCCTCACTTTTACTAATCAGTATCACACTTAATATTTTAAAGCAAGAGCTCTACATTTTAAAATCAACAATTTCATATATTTATTCTAATAGGATGAGATTggtgtaaaattttatttaatgatttatttttttttgttggttatgccagaatttaataaagttattGACTCCctaaattttttctatttatatttattgGACACAGGGAAAATAATTCctaaataaataagaatttaaaaactaaaattctcAACTATGTTAATTACCAATGAAAACATTTTTTCATATTTACTACATCCACAAAACTAatgtaatattttatttcattatattttGATGGAAGCATTTTGTTTTATTATACATATATCAGATGTCTAAATCAATTCATAAATGTACAAAATAGTGGCTCTAAAATTTGGTTTCAAGGatcatttatcaaaattttatcaATTCCTAATATTACAAATCTATGGTACTAAGCACACGTATATACCTTAAAAGATATctacaacaaattaaagaaacgAAAGAATAGTATAGAATACGTAAGCTGTTAGCATGCTGTATACGCATACGTATGTCATACGTACCTCGCTACGCGCGCAACCAAGGTATTCAACCAAAGCATCAACGAGCTCTTCGCCAACGAAACAGTCCCTCACGATCTTCATCCTCCTCCACCGATCACTGATCACAATTTTCTGCCGTACGAACCTAATCTGATCATAAAGCTCGTCTTTCCTATCATGATTTATAGGATCGACACCGTACACCGGCGGCGCCGGCGCTTCGTCGGGACACTTCTCCGCCAGCATCTCCGCCACCCTCCGATCGAAATCGCCGCTTCTACGGAGCGAGTTAAGCGCCACCAAACCGCCGAACATCTTCTCGTTGAAGAAAATCTGCGGCACCGCTGAGACTCCAGTTCTCTCCATTAACTCCTTCTCACGCTCCCTGAAAACGTCGATGTTTATCTCAACGTACGGAAGACCTTTCTCTCTGAAGAATTTCCTCACGGCGGTGCAGTCTCTGCAATTCGATCTCGAGAAGAAGGTGATTCTTCCTTTCAGTTGATTCACTTCCTCCTGTTTCTGCTCTACTACCACCTTGACACCGGAGAGGTTGAACTCCATGATTTCCACCTTCTTCTTGTCCGAAACGTCGTCGTTTTGGCGAAACGTCGAGATCCTCTTTAAGATCGCGTCCGAGAGGCCGGAGCTTCGCTGCCTGATGAAGGTGCCGATTCCGGAGGAAGCGTCGTCGTTTCGAGGTGGTGACGTGGATGTTAAAGTGTGTGGCGGCGCG is drawn from Arachis hypogaea cultivar Tifrunner chromosome 12, arahy.Tifrunner.gnm2.J5K5, whole genome shotgun sequence and contains these coding sequences:
- the LOC112728373 gene encoding uncharacterized protein isoform X2 is translated as MVSEPEPESESEPESECTEIPIDNDHPYLHYQEEGEEEKEKHKPKVDLLSRNLASPQYSDNSHEYDDDHNDDDDEDDDEEEAVTNKQNHFNAETLIHPHSLLPSPAPPHTLTSTSPPRNDDASSGIGTFIRQRSSGLSDAILKRISTFRQNDDVSDKKKVEIMEFNLSGVKVVVEQKQEEVNQLKGRITFFSRSNCRDCTAVRKFFREKGLPYVEINIDVFREREKELMERTGVSAVPQIFFNEKMFGGLVALNSLRRSGDFDRRVAEMLAEKCPDEAPAPPVYGVDPINHDRKDELYDQIRFVRQKIVISDRWRRMKIVRDCFVGEELVDALVEYLGCARSEAVVLGKQLARKHFIHHVFGYVNMTEDLHRVNLLELSENEKLAFFLNLYNAMVIHAIVRIGYPEGVMERMSFNTTFQYLIGGSPFSISDIKNGVLRCNQRSAYSLGKPFGTGDKRLEVVLVKFNPLIHFGLCMGSKFSPKIRFFSAQRVEDELRGATRDFFENNNGIEVDLEKRTVHLTPLLKWFGGDFGTEKDILNWVLNYLSPSKSGLLSHLLCDAGPVTVSYKNFDWSMKT
- the LOC112728373 gene encoding uncharacterized protein isoform X1, with the protein product MVSEPEPESESEPESECTEIPIDNDHPYLHYQEEGEEEKEKHKPKVDLLSRNLASPQYSDNSHEYDDDHNDDDDEDDDEEEAVTNKQNHFNAETLIHPHSLLPSPAPPHTLTSTSPPRNDDASSGIGTFIRQRSSGLSDAILKRISTFRQNDDVSDKKKVEIMEFNLSGVKVVVEQKQEEVNQLKGRITFFSRSNCRDCTAVRKFFREKGLPYVEINIDVFREREKELMERTGVSAVPQIFFNEKMFGGLVALNSLRRSGDFDRRVAEMLAEKCPDEAPAPPVYGVDPINHDRKDELYDQIRFVRQKIVISDRWRRMKIVRDCFVGEELVDALVEYLGCARSEAVVLGKQLARKHFIHHVFGEHDFEEGNHVYRFLEHEPFIESCYNFRDATNYNEPKSAAVVADRLTKIMYAILESYASDDRQYIDYDAVRQSEEFRRYVNMTEDLHRVNLLELSENEKLAFFLNLYNAMVIHAIVRIGYPEGVMERMSFNTTFQYLIGGSPFSISDIKNGVLRCNQRSAYSLGKPFGTGDKRLEVVLVKFNPLIHFGLCMGSKFSPKIRFFSAQRVEDELRGATRDFFENNNGIEVDLEKRTVHLTPLLKWFGGDFGTEKDILNWVLNYLSPSKSGLLSHLLCDAGPVTVSYKNFDWSMKT